The Flavobacteriales bacterium genomic sequence GGAAGGGATACCCTGGTATTCACCGGACCTGAAAGATTGAGCAAGGAATATGATATCCCCGTAGTGATGGGTCGGATCATCCGAGAGAAGAGGGGTCGCTATTCCGTGGAGTTCGAGGTATTGACCATGGATCCCAGATCCACTGCCGAAGGAGAGATCACCGTCCGATCCAATCGGGACGTTGAAGCATTGATCCGAAAATATCCTGAGCAATGGCTATGGAGTCATAAGCGATGGAAACACACTCGGAATGGAGAATAGGCCATTAGCAGAACGGATCAGGCCGCAGAGACTTTCTGAGATCATCGGTCAGGATCACTTGCTCGGGAAATCGGGTGCAATACACCACTTCGTAGAAAAGGACTCCCTTCCATCGATCATTCTATGGGGACCTCCAGGTGTCGGTAAGACGACCTTAGCAGAGGTCATCGCCCATGAGATCGACCGCCCATTCCACAAACTCAGCGCGATCAATTCGGGAGTCAAAGATGTGCGGGAGGTCATCAACAAGAGTCAGAATCAAGGATTGTTCGCAGGTAAGCGACCTATTCTTTTCATCGATGAGATACATCGCTTCAGTAAGTCCCAACAGGATTCCTTGCTAGAAGCCGTAGAAAAGGGCAAGGTCACCCTTATTGGTGCCACTACTGAGAATCCTTCATTTGAAGTCATCTCCGCCTTACTGTCCAGATGTCAAGTGTATGTCCTGAAATCACTGGATGAGAAAAGTTTGGAGCGCCTGGCTATGCGCGCTTTGCAAGAGGACCCTGTGTTAAGTCCCATGGATATCCGGATTCAGGAATTCTCAGCCCTGCACCGTATAAGTGGCGGTGATGGAAGGAAATTTCTCAATGCTCTGGAATTGCTGGTTCAATTACACGATCAAGGACCACTTATCATCACAGATTCCTTGGTGGAGAAAGTCATTAAGGAGAATCTGGCCATGTATGACAAGGGCGGTGAGATGCACTACGATATCATATCAGCCTTCATCAAATCCATCAGGGGAAGCGATCCACAAGGGGCCGTCTATTGGCTGGCCAGAATGGTCGAAGGTGGCGAGGATCCTAAATTCATCGCACGGAGACTGGTGATAGCAGCCTCTGAAGATATCGGGCTGGCCAATCCGAATGCTTTGCTCATGGCACAATCCACCTTTGATGCAGTGGCCCAAGTGGGCTGGCCTGAGTCCCGAATCATTCTTTCCCAGTGTGCGATCTACCTAGCAAGTTCTCCTAAAAGCAATACTGCGTATACCGCCATTAACGAGGCAATAGCAGAAGTGCGATCAAGCGGTGACCTATCTGTACCGATGCACTTGAGAAATGCTCCTACAGACATGATGAAACAGATGCATTATGGCAAAGGATACTCCTATGCACATGAGGGAGAAGGGAACTTCATACCTCAAGACTACCTACCCCAAGAACTGAAAGACAAGAACTTCTATTCTCCAGGACAGAATAAACGAGAAGAGGAGATTTCCAATAGGTTGAAACATTGGTGGAAGGAACGCTATGACTGACCGTCAGGGTTCTCCACTTTGTGCATGTGACTGAGAAAGCCGAAAAGGAAGCCGACCGAAGAACCTCCTATACCCTGCTCTACCATCTGCCAAATGAAATCCACCACGATATGGTGTAAGCTGTTCTGATTGAAGGAGACACCGAGCACAAAGGCAATGAGATAGATGAAAAATCCCAAGCAAGCGCCCATGAGTGCTCCCTTGTATTGCATCTTCTTGGTGTATGTATAGTAGTATAAATAGGTGAGTATCAGACCTATGACCAGATACACGACACCTGCCAATAAGAAGTACAGCCACATCGGATACTTGATATTGACATAGTCATTCAGGAGCACCCCATGCCATAGAAATGACAATGCGTACATGATGACCGCGCTGGTCAACCAGGATGTCAAGAACCATTTGGTCTTCATCTGAATTCTCGGAACGTCTTTAAGCAATTCTCAAGAGTTTTATCCTGTGTTGAGAATTCTCAACGCAGTCATATACCTCTTTCAATATTAGACGTAATGTTGTAGCATAAGTCACTGAATCCAATGTACTGATCAACAGATTTATACACTCATGCGACTTCGTACCCAACTCGCTTCCATTCCACTGAGAAACAAAGATACTGACCGTTCAGAAATGGTCAGTCAATTACTTTATGGCGAAGAATTCACCGTGCTTGAACAGAAAGGTACATGGATACGGGTCAGATGCTCACACGATGGCTATGAGGGATGGTTGGCAAAGGAGCATGAATACACCTCCGATGTTTTGGATACCAAGCTAATCCGTTCACCCGGCTTTCTTACTCTAAGTGATGATTCGATCATCCGAATCTCTCCTGGGAGTCGCTTGACCACCCAAGAAATACAAGACTTCACAGCTCTTACCGAGATTGGCCCTGATTCCCCCATCGCTACTGCCCACCTCTTTCTCAATACCCCCTATCTGTGGGGAGGCCGTTCTATCTGGGGAATTGACTGCTCTGGTCTCGTGCAGGTCTGTATGGCATGTCATGGTGCAGATCTTCCGAGAGACGCTTATCAACAAGCGGAACAAGGGGAGTCTATCGAATTCGGAAAGCACCTATCTGGGGACATCGTATTCTTCCAGAAAGAAGAAGGAAGGATCCACCACGTAGGATTCTGCTTGGATGAGCAACGCATCATTCATGCGTCTGGAAGGGTACGTATCGACCGATTGAGCCCTGAAGGTATCGTACGCTTATCTGATGAGCAACTCAGCCATAGATTCCATTCTATCAAGCGTATCAGTACCTGAGTACTTGGTACACCACCCGGGAATCCTTAGCCTTGACATGGACAAAATAGAGTCCTGCGGCATCGGGTAGTTGGACAAAGACCGTATTGCCCCGCACATCCCTAGCATAGCAAAGCTTACCTGCAGCATCCCATATCTCCACTTCATCTATGCTGAAATGGGC encodes the following:
- a CDS encoding lysophospholipid acyltransferase family protein translates to GRDTLVFTGPERLSKEYDIPVVMGRIIREKRGRYSVEFEVLTMDPRSTAEGEITVRSNRDVEALIRKYPEQWLWSHKRWKHTRNGE
- a CDS encoding C40 family peptidase, with amino-acid sequence MRLRTQLASIPLRNKDTDRSEMVSQLLYGEEFTVLEQKGTWIRVRCSHDGYEGWLAKEHEYTSDVLDTKLIRSPGFLTLSDDSIIRISPGSRLTTQEIQDFTALTEIGPDSPIATAHLFLNTPYLWGGRSIWGIDCSGLVQVCMACHGADLPRDAYQQAEQGESIEFGKHLSGDIVFFQKEEGRIHHVGFCLDEQRIIHASGRVRIDRLSPEGIVRLSDEQLSHRFHSIKRIST
- a CDS encoding replication-associated recombination protein A, yielding MENRPLAERIRPQRLSEIIGQDHLLGKSGAIHHFVEKDSLPSIILWGPPGVGKTTLAEVIAHEIDRPFHKLSAINSGVKDVREVINKSQNQGLFAGKRPILFIDEIHRFSKSQQDSLLEAVEKGKVTLIGATTENPSFEVISALLSRCQVYVLKSLDEKSLERLAMRALQEDPVLSPMDIRIQEFSALHRISGGDGRKFLNALELLVQLHDQGPLIITDSLVEKVIKENLAMYDKGGEMHYDIISAFIKSIRGSDPQGAVYWLARMVEGGEDPKFIARRLVIAASEDIGLANPNALLMAQSTFDAVAQVGWPESRIILSQCAIYLASSPKSNTAYTAINEAIAEVRSSGDLSVPMHLRNAPTDMMKQMHYGKGYSYAHEGEGNFIPQDYLPQELKDKNFYSPGQNKREEEISNRLKHWWKERYD